GGCCCAGCACGTCCACCCAGAGCTTGCGCAGGGGCGCCTTGTCGGGCCCGCCGATGGCCACCTGCTGGAGTCCCAGGATGCGAAACGGTCGTGTCGTCATGGCGGCACACCGTCGCACAGGTGAGGGTGCCGGGGGGTAGTGAATTTTCCTCGTGGACCCGACGTCATGCGCCGGGTTCATCCACCGCCCGACCTTCCACGGAGCATGTCCGATGCGAGTCCTGCTAGCGACCCTGACCCTCTCGTTCCTCCTCCTGCCCGCCCGCGGTGACGCGGCCACGCTGCGCTGCGGCAGCAACCTCGTCGCGGACGGTGCCTCCAAGACCGACGTCCTCTTGAAGTGCGGGGAGCCGTCGGCGAAGGAGAGTCGCACCGAGTCAGACGCCGTGAAACAGCGGCAGGGCGAGAAGAACGACTCCACCACCACCGAGCGGGTCGTCCAGAAGACCATCGAGGAGTGGACGTACAACTTCGGCTCCAACCGGCTGATCCAGGTGGCGGTGTTCGAGAACGGCAAGCTCGTCGACGTGCGGAGCGGCGGCTACGGGCGGTAGGCCTCAGCCCGACAGCGCGACCGACCGGTGGAGGAAGTCGTTCCCCGGGACCAGCGACGCCAGGAAGCGGCCCACGTCGCGGCGGGAAACAGTGCGGTGCCGCACCTGGCCCGTGGGAGAAGCCAGCACGTCATCCCGAGGCAGCTCGTTGGTGAGCCCCACCGGCTGGACGATGATCCAATCCAGGTCGCTGTTGCGCACGAGCTGCTCCTGGCGCTCCTTGTCGACGATCTGCTCCTTGAGCAGCAGCCGGTAGAACAGCTTGAAGAACCAGGGCAGCTTGTCGCGTGTCTCCCCCACTCCGTAGGCAGACACCACGACGAGCTTGCGCACCCCTTGATGGTGCATCGCCTGGATGATGTTGCGGGTGCCGCCGGAACAGACATGAGTGGGCGTGCGCGAGCGGTGGAGCAACCGCACCTTCAGCGGGTTGTCGTTCACCCCGAGTGCCACCACCACCGCGTTCTGCCCGGACACCGCGCGCTCCACGTCCTCGGGGCGCAGCGCGTCTCCCGAGACGAGGTGCAACCGCGCTGACGAGAGACCGAGCTGGTCGGCATGCCGCGAGAACGCCGTCACCTCGTGGCCGCCCTCCAGGAGCTCGCGCACCGTGGCCCGGCCCGTTCCACCTGTCGCACCGAAGACGATGACCTTCATGGCCCACCTCGCCCCCTTACCCTTGGGGACGACACGCGCGGAGGGCAACCCGTTGCACCCGAGCGGCCAGCCGCCGGAAAGGCGGCAGACCTCGTCCCCGGGGGCAGGGCGCCCTCCGCCACGTGCCGGGCCAGCGTCAGCCGACCTCAGCCCTCGAGCGCGCCATTGATGAGCGGCGCGAGGATGCCCATGCCGGGATCCTCGGCGTTGTAGCCGTTGGCCGGCTCGTAGATGCGGATGCGCTGGTTCTCGTTGATGAAGCGCTGCAGGAAGACGTCCATCGGCACGAACTCGCTGCGGCACTTGTAGCTCTGCCACGGCTCCGAGGCGTACTCGTACCAGTACTTCTTCTCCATCTTCTGGCAGGCGTGCGCGCCAACGAAGGTGATGATGGTGCTGCAGTGGCTGGCGTTGATCGCCCGCTCGTGCGGGATGAAGTAGCTGTAGTTGTTGTAGAGGTTCAGCTCGGCGACCAGCTTGTCCTGATCCTGCTTCCAGTAGCTGAGGACCGTCTCCTTGTCATTGGGCGTGTAGAAGCGCTCGTAGGAGAAGCGCGAGTAGTTGTAGTCGCGCGAGTAGGCCGTGTAGGCCAGCTGGTCGTTGGGGAACTCCATCGCCAGCATGCGGTTGATGGTGCCCATGTTGTTGCGGTCGAACGAGGCGGGCAGCTGGCTGAACACCGAGTCGAGCGACCACGACTGGCGGATCTTGTCGTGCAGCGGGCGCGAGCGATCATTGACGTTGGGCGCCAGGTAGATGGGGCCCGAGTCGTTCAGGAAATAGCCGCGCGCCGGGTTGATGCCGCGGCGCACGAAGTAGTACCCGGCCGAGGTGGCGGTACCGCCAGCGCTGAAGCCGGTGACCAGCAGCTTCTCCACGCTGGGGAACTGCTGCTTGGCGTAGTTGATGGCCGCGATCGAATTGGTATAGCCGGAGTGGTACCAGGTGAGCGGCGGCTGCTGCCCCGTCGTGTCCGTATAGGTGACGGTGTTGTTGCCCACGTGCACGTCGCCCGTGCAGTACGGCATGTAGACGATGTTCCAGTCCTTCGTCGCGATGTCCTTGCGGCTGCGGAAGGGAAGTCCCGGATCGGCGCCGTTCACGATCGGCGACACGTACTTCGCCGTGAACTGCGTCATGTAGTCGTCGGTGAGGCCATTGGGATTGGAGGCACCCAGGACGCCCGCGCGCCCGCTACAGGTGTCGTAGTCCCAGCACGCACCGCCACCCTCGAAGAAGAACAGCAGGTTCTTCGAGCCCGTCCCGCTCCGATGGACGAAGAACTTGTACTGCGAGCCATTGCCACACTTCGTTCCCGGCAACGTCACCTTCTCCCAGGTGTAGTTGTTGCCGCCGTCCACGAGCACATCGACGATGCCGGAGACCAGCACCTCGGCGCGAGCCGCGCCCGGTGCCGCCGTCGCGGCCAGAAGACCCATCAATACGTAGCTTTTCATTTCACTGCCTCCCAGGGGTAGTTTTGGGTGGGATACGAGATTATAACACCATCCGTGAAATAGCAGCATCTCCTGGCGCAACGCGGAATTCCAAGCTCACGGGTTGCGGAGCCGGAGGGGTACGGGTATGTCGTCCGGCATGGGCGCGAATACCCGGTGGAAGGCTCTGCCCTGGCTCGCCGCGTCAATCGCGGTCGCGCTGGTGGCCGTGCTGCTCGTCACGCAGCTGCGCGGTGGGAACGCCCCGGAGGACACGTCTGGCCTCGAGGAGAAGGTCGCGACGCCCGGACGGAGCTCGCCGTCTCCGGCGCTCCCGCCCCCAGGGCCCTCCGGTGCGCCGTCAGGCGTCGCCACCGTGAACGATGCGGGCGACACCTCGGGCCTGGTCTCCGAGGCGCCGCCCTCCGACGCTCCTCCCAACCAGCATCCGGTGGACGTGGAGAAGCTGCGCGAGCGGCTGCCCGGCAATCTCTATTGGGAGCTCGGCGCTCCGACGAAGGACCCGGAGGTCCTGCGCAAGCGCGCCGAGGAAAAACAGCGCTGGAACGCGCTCCTCGGCAAGGTGCAGTCGAACGAGGCCACCGAGGAGGAGATCCACCAGTACTACGACCACCGCCGCCAGGTATCGGAGGACTACATCGCGTTCGCGAGCCTGGTGCTCCAGGAGCACGGCGCCCAGCTCAGCGAACAGGAGCGGGGCCTGTACGAGCTGAGCATCCAGATGCACCGCACCCGCCTCTCGGAGCTCCCCCGCCAGGTCGACGACGCGCTCGCACGCGCGCGCCTCCAGGACCAGCGCCGCGAGAAGTGGCGCGGCGGCGGTAACGGCCCCTGAGGTTGCCCGTTCGTTCTTCGGGCATCCATCCAACCGGACTCCAGGGGCACTTTCCGCCAGCCCCAGGCGCCCTCACCCTTCAGGGCAGCCATGGATCTCACCGCCATTTCCGATGCTTCCGACAAGCGCCGCTGGCTCGTTCTCGCGGGCCTCGCCGCCGTTCCGGTGTACGTCCTCCCCGTGGGCCTCTGGGGAACTCGCGCGCTCTGGCCCCGAGTGCTGCGCGAAGCAGCCCGGGGCGCCGTTGCCCTGGGGATGCTGTCCCTCATCGGCATTGCCATTGGCCGGTTCGCCCGCGTGGAGGGCAAACAGCCAACCGGCGGCGACCGTTGGAAGCTGCCGCACTTCGGGCCGATCATGTCGGACGAGTTCGCCGCCTCGGCGGCCTCGGGTCACTGAGCCCCGAGCTCGTTTGAGCTCATAACTCGAACGCCACCGTCGAGCTTCTGACAGGACACCCGCGCCCTGACCGCAAGGAAGCCCCTCGCACCAGGGGGCCTCCCCAGCACTCCGCATCCGCTTGGGGTATAGGTTCGCCAGCCCTTGGGCGGGAGGCGGTTCGTGTCACTGAGTGTCCTGGACATGTTCACCATTGGTATCGGGCCTTCGAGCTCGCATACCGTGGGACCGATGCGCGCGGCGCGGCAGTTCGTGGAGGCCCTCGCGGGCACGGGAGGGCTCACCTCCGTGCAGTCCGTGAAGGTGGAGCTCTTCGGCTCACTGGGGCACACCGGCAAGGGGCACGGCAGTGACGTCGCGGTCATCCTCGGGCTGGAGGGCGAGCGCCCCGAGGAGGTGGATTGCGACGCCGTGCCCGCCCGCATCTCCGGGGTGAGCGAGACGGCGAAGCTGAAGCTGCTCGGCCAGCACACCGTGAAGTTCCGGCCCTCCGAGGACATCGTCTTCCACAAGCGGCAGAGCCTGCCGCACCACCCCAACGGCATGCGCTTCACCGCCGTCCTGGCGGGGAAGGGCGAGCCCTTCAGCCGCGCCTACTACTCGGTGGGCGGCGGCTTCGTGGTGAACGACGACGGCACCCCGACCCAGGCGGTGGGCGGAGGCGACCAGCGCATCCCCTACCCGTTCAAGACGGGCGCGGAGCTGCTGACGCTCTGCCAGCAGCACGGGTTGAGCATCAGCACGCTGATGCTGGAGAACGAGAAGGCGCTGCGGCCGGAGGCCACCGTGCGGGCGGGCCTGCTGCGCATCTGGGAGGTCATGCAGGCGTGCGTGAAGCGCGGCTGCGAGCGCGAGGGCATCCTCCCGGGCGGCCTCAAGGTGAAGCGGCGCGCGGCGGGCATCTACCGCAAGCTCCGGGGAGACACGCGGGGCGCGTCGGATCCGCTGGTGGCGATGGACTGGGTGAACCTCTACGCGCTGGCGGTCAACGAGGAGAACGCGGCCGGCGGGCGCGTGGTGACGGCGCCCACCAACGGCGCGGCCGGCATCGTGCCCGCGGTGCTCCACTACTACCGGCGCTTCGTGCCCAACGCGGACGACGAGGGCGCCATCCGGTTCCTGCTCACCGCGGGCGCCATCGGCATGCTCTACAAGCTCAACGCCTCCATCTCCGGCGCCGAGGTGGGCTGCCAGGGCGAGGTGGGTGTCGCCTGTTCGATGGCGGCGGCGGCGCTCGCCGAGGTCATGGGCGGCACGCCGGAGCAGGTGGAGAACGCGGCGGAGATCGGCATGGAGCACAACCTGGGGCTCACGTGCGACCCCATCGGTGGGCTCGTGCAGGTGCCGTGCATCGAGCGCAACGCCATGGGCTCCATCAAGGCCATCAACGCCGCGCGGCTCGCGCTCCAGGGCGATGGCAAGCACAAGGTGTCGCTCGACAAGGTCATCGCGACGATGCGCCAGACGGGCGCGGACATGATGACCAAGTACAAGGAGACCGCGCGCGGCGGTCTCGCGGTCAACATCATCGAGTGCTGAGCCGCCCCACCCTTCCGTTCCACCCCCCCAGAAGGAGAAGAAATGCTGAAG
This is a stretch of genomic DNA from Archangium violaceum. It encodes these proteins:
- a CDS encoding DUF2845 domain-containing protein — protein: MRVLLATLTLSFLLLPARGDAATLRCGSNLVADGASKTDVLLKCGEPSAKESRTESDAVKQRQGEKNDSTTTERVVQKTIEEWTYNFGSNRLIQVAVFENGKLVDVRSGGYGR
- a CDS encoding NAD(P)-dependent oxidoreductase, with product MKVIVFGATGGTGRATVRELLEGGHEVTAFSRHADQLGLSSARLHLVSGDALRPEDVERAVSGQNAVVVALGVNDNPLKVRLLHRSRTPTHVCSGGTRNIIQAMHHQGVRKLVVVSAYGVGETRDKLPWFFKLFYRLLLKEQIVDKERQEQLVRNSDLDWIIVQPVGLTNELPRDDVLASPTGQVRHRTVSRRDVGRFLASLVPGNDFLHRSVALSG
- a CDS encoding L-serine ammonia-lyase — encoded protein: MSLSVLDMFTIGIGPSSSHTVGPMRAARQFVEALAGTGGLTSVQSVKVELFGSLGHTGKGHGSDVAVILGLEGERPEEVDCDAVPARISGVSETAKLKLLGQHTVKFRPSEDIVFHKRQSLPHHPNGMRFTAVLAGKGEPFSRAYYSVGGGFVVNDDGTPTQAVGGGDQRIPYPFKTGAELLTLCQQHGLSISTLMLENEKALRPEATVRAGLLRIWEVMQACVKRGCEREGILPGGLKVKRRAAGIYRKLRGDTRGASDPLVAMDWVNLYALAVNEENAAGGRVVTAPTNGAAGIVPAVLHYYRRFVPNADDEGAIRFLLTAGAIGMLYKLNASISGAEVGCQGEVGVACSMAAAALAEVMGGTPEQVENAAEIGMEHNLGLTCDPIGGLVQVPCIERNAMGSIKAINAARLALQGDGKHKVSLDKVIATMRQTGADMMTKYKETARGGLAVNIIEC
- a CDS encoding pectin acetylesterase-family hydrolase, encoding MKSYVLMGLLAATAAPGAARAEVLVSGIVDVLVDGGNNYTWEKVTLPGTKCGNGSQYKFFVHRSGTGSKNLLFFFEGGGACWDYDTCSGRAGVLGASNPNGLTDDYMTQFTAKYVSPIVNGADPGLPFRSRKDIATKDWNIVYMPYCTGDVHVGNNTVTYTDTTGQQPPLTWYHSGYTNSIAAINYAKQQFPSVEKLLVTGFSAGGTATSAGYYFVRRGINPARGYFLNDSGPIYLAPNVNDRSRPLHDKIRQSWSLDSVFSQLPASFDRNNMGTINRMLAMEFPNDQLAYTAYSRDYNYSRFSYERFYTPNDKETVLSYWKQDQDKLVAELNLYNNYSYFIPHERAINASHCSTIITFVGAHACQKMEKKYWYEYASEPWQSYKCRSEFVPMDVFLQRFINENQRIRIYEPANGYNAEDPGMGILAPLINGALEG